In the Microcebus murinus isolate Inina chromosome 14, M.murinus_Inina_mat1.0, whole genome shotgun sequence genome, one interval contains:
- the ZNF365 gene encoding protein ZNF365, translating to MQQKAFEESRYPWQESFENVAVCLPFGCPRCGDHTRFRSLSSLRAHLEFSHSYEERTLLTKCSLFPSLKDTDLVPSSELLKQGKLQGSGHVVKQKPSYVNLYSIAHGHSKDRKPCEVVAERPVSYVQTYTAMDLRADSLDGPRSSPGLPTSDTKAAFEAHVREKFNRMVEAVDRTIEKRIDKLTKEVAQKTAELLEVRAAFVQLTQKKQEVQRRERALNRQVDVAVEMIAALRQRLTDSEEELLRKEEEVVTFNHFLEAAAEKEVQGKARLQDFIENLLQRVELAEKQLEYYQSQQASGFGHDLSGHVLTDVSSNRKPKCLSRGHPHAACNHPDLKTHFHPKGRSHLKKAKDDRASMQPAKSIHEQAESSRELCRPPKKGELLGLSRKGNIRPKMAKKKPTAIVNII from the exons ATGCAACAGAAGGCTTTTGAGGAAAGCAGATATCCCTGGCAGGAGTCCTTTGAGAATGTTGCTGTGTGCCTGCCATTCGGTTGCCCGAGGTGTGGAGACCATACTAGATTTAGAAGCCTGTCGTCCTTGAGGGCCCATCTGGAATTCAGTCACAGCTACGAAGAAAGAACCCTCTTGACAAAATGCAGCCTCTTTCCATCCCTCAAAGACACAGACCTGGTCCCTTCCTCAGAACTCCTGAAACAGGGAAAATTGCAGGGCAGCGGCCACGTGGTAAAGCAGAAACCGAGCTATGTTAACTTGTACAGCATCGCGCACGGGCACTCCAAGGACAGGAAGCCATGTGAGGTGGTGGCGGAGAGGCCCGTGTCCTACGTGCAGACGTACACTGCGATGGACCTGCGCGCAGACTCGCTGGATGGGCCGCGGTCCAGCCCCGGCCTTCCCACCTCAGACACCAAAGCTGCTTTCGAGGCACACGTCAGAGAAAAATTCAATCGCATGGTCGAGGCGGTGGATAGGACCATCGAGAAGAGAATCGACAAACTCACCAAAGAGGTGGCCCAGAAAACTGCCGAACTGTTGGAGGTTCGGGCAGCTTTCGTGCAGCTGACTCAGAAAAAGCAGGAAGTTCAGAGGCGAGAGCGGGCCCTCAACAGGCAGGTGGACGTGGCCGTGGAGATGATAGCTGCGCTGAGGCAGCGCCTGACGGATTCCGAGGAGGAGCTGCTTAGGAAAGAAGA AGAAGTTGTCACATTCAACCATTTCCTGGAAGCAGCAGCTGAGAAAGAGGTTCAAGGGAAAGCTCGGCTCCAGGACTTTATTGAGAATCTGTTGCAACGTGTGGAACTGGCGGAGAAACAGCTAGAATACTATCAAAGCCAGCAGGCCTCCGGCTTTGGGCATGACCTCAGTGGGCATGTG CTTACAGATGTCTCGTCAAATAGGAAGCCCAAATgcct AAGCCGAGGGCACCCGCATGCGGCCTGTAACCACCCTGATCTCAAGACCCACTTCCATCCCAAGGGAAGGAGCCACCTGAAAAAAGCCAAGGATGACAGAGCCAGCATGCAGCCCGCCAAGTCCATTCACGAACAGGCCGAGTCCTCAAGAGAACTCTGCAGACCGCCGAAGAAAGGGGAGCTCCTAGGGTTGAGCCGGAAAGGCAACATCAGGCccaaaatggctaaaaaaaaGCCAACGGCTATTGTGAACATCATCTAA